A genomic stretch from Orcinus orca chromosome 14, mOrcOrc1.1, whole genome shotgun sequence includes:
- the EXOSC1 gene encoding exosome complex component CSL4 isoform X2 yields the protein MWGPHRLRTLFEELSARKTSELLKKTRFVEIYKSFRPGDIVLAKVISLGDAQSNYLLTTAENELGVVVAHSESGVQMVPISWCEMQCPKTHTKEFRKVARVQPEFLQT from the exons ATGTGGGGTCCACACCGCTTAAGAACTCTTTTCGAGGAACTATCCG caaGGAAGACGTCCGAGCTACTGAAAAAGACAAGGTTT GTTGAAATTTATAAGAGTTTCCGCCCAGGGGACATTGTCTTGGCCAAAGTG ATCTCCCTAGGTGATGCGCAGTCCAACTACCTCCTAACCACTGCTGAAAATGAGCTGGGAGTGGTGGTGGCCCACAGTGAATCGG GTGTCCAGATGGTTCCCATCAGCTGGTGTGAGATGCAGTGCCCTAAGACCCACACTAAAGAATTCCGGAAAGTGGCCCGAGTACAGCCTGAATTCTTACAGACCTAA